A part of Thermocrinis albus DSM 14484 genomic DNA contains:
- the accD gene encoding acetyl-CoA carboxylase, carboxyltransferase subunit beta encodes MGLLDRFRKRREERESLWTKCPKCKSILYVPELSANLKVCPSCGYHFPMTAQERINSLLDQYALLFENLKPSDPLKFKDTKSYTERLKEASASTGLSEAMVVATGNMVDVKVTLAVMDFGFIGGSMGSVVGEKFYRACVMCAEENTPLVAVVASGGARMQEGILSLMQMAKTSIAVGFLKRKGIPYITVLTDPTTGGVSASFAFLGDIIVAEPGALIGFTGPRVIEQTIKQQLPEGFQTAEFLLQKGMVDMVVHRKELKGTLHRLLRMTTYWRQRWASR; translated from the coding sequence ATGGGATTATTGGATAGATTCAGGAAAAGGAGGGAAGAAAGGGAAAGTCTGTGGACTAAGTGTCCAAAATGTAAGTCTATCCTCTACGTGCCTGAGTTAAGTGCCAATCTGAAAGTTTGTCCCAGCTGTGGATATCACTTTCCCATGACTGCTCAAGAGAGAATAAATTCTCTTCTGGATCAGTACGCGCTGCTTTTTGAAAATCTAAAACCCTCTGATCCCCTCAAGTTTAAGGACACGAAGTCTTACACCGAAAGGCTGAAGGAAGCCTCCGCATCTACCGGTCTCAGCGAAGCCATGGTGGTGGCTACAGGTAATATGGTGGACGTGAAAGTGACCCTTGCTGTTATGGATTTTGGGTTCATCGGTGGTAGTATGGGTTCTGTAGTGGGGGAGAAGTTCTACAGAGCCTGTGTTATGTGTGCAGAGGAGAACACACCCCTCGTAGCGGTGGTAGCTTCCGGGGGTGCCAGAATGCAGGAGGGTATCCTCTCTCTTATGCAGATGGCCAAGACCTCAATAGCGGTAGGTTTCTTGAAAAGAAAAGGAATACCTTACATAACGGTGTTGACGGATCCCACCACCGGAGGTGTTTCTGCTAGTTTTGCCTTTCTCGGTGACATAATAGTAGCAGAACCTGGTGCCCTCATAGGTTTTACAGGGCCGAGGGTGATAGAACAAACCATAAAACAGCAGCTGCCGGAAGGCTTTCAGACAGCTGAGTTTCTTTTACAGAAGGGAATGGTGGACATGGTGGTACACAGGAAGGAGTTAAAAGGCACGTTACACAGACTTCTGCGCATGACCACTTACTGGAGGCAAAGGTGGGCATCCCGGTAA
- the efp gene encoding elongation factor P: MGVKIDINSIQRDMFIEHNGQPYRVLDYEHVKPGKGQAFVRIKAKNMQTGNVIELTYKSSDAIELADFEQVFAEYSYTDGDSYYFVSQTTYEMIQVPADRLVEESKFLKEGMQVVVFFYKGQPIGIELPRHVELKVVETEPAFKGDTAAGGSKPAKLETGAVVQVPFFVNEGDIIKVDTRTGTYIERVR; this comes from the coding sequence ATGGGTGTGAAGATAGACATCAACAGCATTCAGAGGGATATGTTCATAGAACATAACGGACAGCCCTACCGAGTGCTGGACTACGAGCACGTTAAGCCGGGGAAGGGTCAAGCCTTTGTACGCATAAAGGCCAAGAACATGCAGACGGGTAACGTGATAGAACTCACCTATAAGTCTTCCGACGCTATAGAACTGGCGGACTTTGAGCAGGTTTTTGCTGAGTACTCTTACACCGACGGTGATTCTTACTACTTCGTTTCCCAGACCACCTATGAGATGATCCAGGTTCCCGCTGACAGATTGGTGGAAGAATCCAAGTTCCTTAAAGAAGGTATGCAGGTAGTAGTGTTCTTTTACAAAGGACAACCCATAGGTATAGAACTACCCCGCCATGTGGAGCTTAAGGTGGTAGAGACGGAACCCGCCTTCAAAGGTGATACCGCTGCGGGAGGCAGCAAACCTGCAAAGTTGGAAACAGGTGCTGTAGTGCAGGTGCCTTTCTTCGTAAACGAAGGAGACATAATAAAGGTGGACACCAGAACGGGCACCTACATAGAAAGGGTCAGGTGA
- a CDS encoding OsmC family protein, translating to MEVKRVVLTLSREEENTYTAETSFGPLKVGEQGYRPMELILVALAGCSGVDVANILRKKRQKVKDIRIEVLGTRREEHPRIYQHIKLKYIIVGEGIDPKAVDQAIELSVNKYCSVYAMLVKSVPIEVEREIWEEKG from the coding sequence ATGGAAGTTAAGAGAGTTGTTCTCACCTTAAGCAGGGAAGAAGAGAACACTTATACAGCCGAAACCTCCTTTGGTCCCCTCAAAGTAGGAGAACAAGGTTACAGACCCATGGAGCTAATACTGGTGGCACTGGCAGGTTGTTCCGGCGTTGATGTGGCCAACATCCTCAGAAAGAAGCGGCAGAAGGTTAAGGATATAAGGATAGAGGTTTTGGGAACGCGTAGGGAGGAACACCCGCGCATTTACCAACACATCAAGTTAAAGTACATCATAGTAGGAGAAGGTATAGATCCAAAAGCTGTGGATCAGGCCATAGAACTTTCTGTAAACAAGTACTGCAGTGTGTACGCCATGTTGGTAAAGAGTGTCCCTATAGAGGTTGAGAGAGAAATATGGGAAGAGAAAGGCTGA
- the rplU gene encoding 50S ribosomal protein L21 gives MYAVIETGGKQYKVSVGQRLKVEKLPLKEGETLELVPLLVRSDDGKLLLNSGKVVAEVLTHGKHKKVIVFKFKAKKNYKRWKGHRQPYTEILIKDISLGG, from the coding sequence ATGTACGCAGTCATAGAGACAGGTGGTAAGCAGTATAAGGTATCGGTAGGACAAAGGCTTAAGGTGGAAAAGCTCCCCCTTAAGGAAGGAGAAACTCTGGAGCTTGTGCCCCTTCTTGTGAGGAGCGATGACGGAAAGCTCCTCCTCAACAGCGGAAAGGTGGTGGCAGAGGTTCTTACTCACGGCAAACACAAGAAGGTAATAGTTTTTAAGTTCAAAGCCAAGAAGAACTACAAGCGTTGGAAAGGACACAGACAACCCTACACCGAGATCCTCATCAAGGATATATCTTTAGGAGGATAA
- a CDS encoding acetoin utilization protein — MRAKLVASYAYRNFRYSSNHPLRIPRVSLLLDFLKAMELVKDTEVDEGRNATQEELLEYHTEDYINALREADACGCVKPKYRELYNIGTYENPLSPATWRGSLLACGSSLKAAELFLEGHISFNPAGGMHHAYPSRANGFCFINDPAVTIQMLKKLGFKKILYIDLDAHHCDAVQDFYYHDDSVFVFSIHQSPEYAFPFTKGFLHERGASKGKGFNLNAPLPKGVTDTEFLKVLETGIEVIKEVFKPDVYLLQLGTDGLEEDYLSKWRLSNWGFLKAFKMVREAFGDGIYLGGGGYHPIALTRAWSLVWCEISGREVPTTLRREAREVLLSVGWEELDETDRSYMYETLLDKPREGHIRREILSICEAMKSHLFV, encoded by the coding sequence ATGAGAGCTAAACTGGTGGCCAGTTACGCTTACAGAAACTTCCGTTACAGTTCTAACCATCCCTTGCGTATACCCAGAGTATCCCTTCTTCTAGATTTTCTGAAGGCTATGGAACTGGTAAAAGACACAGAAGTAGATGAAGGAAGAAACGCCACACAGGAAGAACTTTTGGAGTACCACACAGAAGACTACATAAACGCCCTCAGAGAGGCAGACGCGTGTGGGTGTGTAAAACCCAAGTACAGAGAACTTTACAACATAGGTACTTACGAAAACCCTCTCTCACCCGCCACGTGGAGAGGTTCCCTTTTGGCATGCGGCTCTTCCTTAAAGGCTGCAGAACTCTTCTTGGAAGGACATATATCCTTCAACCCGGCCGGAGGCATGCATCACGCCTATCCTTCCAGAGCTAACGGGTTCTGTTTCATCAACGATCCTGCCGTTACCATCCAGATGCTGAAGAAACTAGGCTTTAAGAAGATCCTGTACATAGATCTGGACGCTCATCACTGTGATGCTGTGCAGGACTTTTATTACCATGACGATTCGGTGTTTGTGTTCTCCATACATCAGTCGCCCGAGTATGCCTTTCCCTTCACAAAAGGATTCCTTCACGAAAGAGGTGCATCAAAGGGTAAAGGTTTTAATCTCAACGCTCCCTTACCTAAAGGCGTTACAGACACGGAGTTTCTGAAGGTTTTAGAGACAGGCATAGAGGTGATAAAGGAAGTCTTCAAACCTGATGTATACCTTCTTCAGCTGGGTACCGACGGACTAGAGGAAGACTATCTCTCCAAATGGAGGCTTTCCAACTGGGGATTTCTCAAAGCCTTCAAGATGGTGAGGGAGGCCTTCGGTGATGGTATATACTTGGGAGGTGGAGGATACCACCCCATAGCTCTTACAAGGGCATGGAGCCTGGTATGGTGTGAGATATCGGGGAGGGAAGTACCTACCACGTTGAGGAGAGAGGCCAGAGAAGTCCTCTTAAGTGTAGGTTGGGAGGAGCTGGACGAAACAGACAGGAGTTACATGTACGAGACCCTTCTGGACAAACCAAGGGAGGGACATATCAGAAGGGAGATTCTTAGTATCTGTGAGGCTATGAAGAGTCATCTTTTCGTATAA
- the gltX gene encoding glutamate--tRNA ligase encodes MVVTRFAPSPTGYLHLGNARTAIFSYLFARHHKGKFILRIEDTDRERSTKEYEEMLIEDLKWLGLEWDEMYRQSERLDIYHQYAEKLVEQGHAYPCFCSPEELEKERQEAYQKGIPYRYSGKCRYLTKEEAEELKKKGKPFAIRFRVPDGRVVVFRDLVKGYISINVDDFGDFVIVRSDGMPTYNFVVVVDDALMGVTHVIRGEDHIPNTPKQILIYEALGLKIPEFAHLPVILGPDRSKLSKRHGAVSVRNYREEGYLPEAVFNYLCLLGWSPPEEGREIYSKEELIQIFDLKDVNDSPAVFDVEKLRWMNGVYIREVISLESLAHYVRPFLEKAGFSVEEEYLLRVLQKTRDSFQTLSEAVDRLRPFFLDEVNFSPEAMSVLENERALLILEFFYAKIREEGLSGQKVKEWAKQAQKELNVKAKDVWHTLRAALTGELEGVGIDVLCDVIPVEKALYRLKRAMDMVK; translated from the coding sequence ATGGTGGTGACCAGATTCGCGCCCAGTCCCACAGGATACCTTCATTTAGGAAACGCAAGAACGGCCATCTTCAGCTACCTTTTTGCACGCCATCACAAAGGCAAGTTTATCCTGCGCATAGAGGATACAGACAGAGAGAGATCCACCAAAGAGTACGAGGAGATGTTGATAGAAGACTTAAAGTGGCTGGGTTTAGAATGGGACGAGATGTACCGTCAATCAGAGAGACTGGACATATACCATCAGTATGCTGAGAAGTTGGTGGAGCAAGGGCATGCTTACCCTTGTTTCTGCTCTCCAGAGGAGTTGGAGAAAGAAAGGCAAGAGGCTTACCAAAAGGGTATCCCTTACAGGTACTCAGGTAAGTGCAGGTATCTAACTAAAGAGGAGGCAGAGGAGCTCAAAAAGAAAGGTAAACCTTTCGCCATAAGGTTTAGGGTTCCCGACGGCAGGGTGGTGGTTTTCCGAGATCTCGTAAAAGGTTACATATCCATCAACGTGGACGATTTTGGTGATTTTGTGATAGTAAGAAGCGATGGGATGCCTACCTACAACTTTGTAGTGGTGGTGGATGACGCTCTTATGGGTGTCACCCATGTTATAAGGGGTGAAGATCACATTCCCAACACACCTAAACAGATCCTCATATACGAAGCGTTAGGATTAAAGATACCCGAGTTTGCTCACCTGCCGGTGATACTAGGTCCGGACAGAAGCAAGCTTTCCAAAAGACACGGAGCCGTTTCTGTGAGAAACTACCGTGAGGAAGGTTACCTTCCTGAGGCAGTTTTTAACTACCTTTGCCTCCTCGGTTGGTCGCCTCCGGAGGAAGGGCGTGAAATATACAGCAAGGAGGAGCTCATACAGATCTTTGACCTTAAAGATGTCAATGATTCACCTGCCGTCTTTGATGTGGAAAAGCTCAGGTGGATGAACGGAGTTTACATAAGGGAGGTGATCAGTCTTGAGTCGTTGGCTCACTACGTAAGACCCTTCTTGGAAAAAGCCGGGTTTTCTGTGGAAGAAGAATACCTCCTTAGAGTTCTCCAGAAGACAAGGGACTCTTTCCAGACCCTTTCAGAGGCTGTGGACAGACTCAGACCCTTCTTTTTGGATGAAGTAAACTTCTCTCCGGAAGCTATGAGTGTTCTGGAAAATGAAAGAGCTCTCCTTATACTAGAGTTCTTTTATGCGAAAATAAGGGAGGAAGGACTGAGCGGACAGAAGGTAAAAGAGTGGGCAAAACAGGCTCAGAAGGAACTAAACGTGAAGGCAAAGGATGTGTGGCACACCCTCAGAGCGGCCCTAACAGGTGAGCTGGAAGGTGTAGGTATCGATGTTCTGTGTGACGTTATTCCCGTAGAAAAGGCTCTCTATAGGCTAAAGAGAGCTATGGATATGGTAAAATGA
- the trpA gene encoding tryptophan synthase subunit alpha has protein sequence MGRERLKQTFSRLKDKGEAALVSYLMVGYPELDFSLQAFLTVVQNGTDILEVGVPFSDPVADGPTIQKAHEGALRNGVRLKDVFHQVSKIRENYPEIPILLMTYYNPVFRTGLEKFCRMAADSGADGLIVPDLPPEESGPLKEHTLRADLSLVLLASPTSTTRRLKLICDTTDDMVYFVSVTGTTGARESLPLERLSQQLKTYRQVCSKPVVVGFGVSKREHASALKDIADGVVVGSALVSLAEDKDLKALASKVREIKEALS, from the coding sequence ATGGGAAGAGAAAGGCTGAAGCAGACTTTTTCCCGCCTGAAGGATAAGGGTGAAGCTGCTTTAGTGTCTTACCTGATGGTGGGTTATCCGGAGCTGGACTTTTCTCTACAAGCTTTTCTCACCGTGGTGCAAAACGGTACCGACATACTGGAGGTAGGTGTTCCCTTCTCTGATCCTGTGGCAGATGGTCCCACCATCCAGAAGGCTCACGAGGGAGCTTTGCGTAACGGTGTCAGACTTAAAGATGTCTTTCATCAGGTAAGTAAGATAAGGGAAAACTATCCGGAAATCCCCATCCTTCTTATGACTTACTACAACCCCGTTTTTCGTACGGGCCTGGAGAAGTTCTGCCGTATGGCAGCAGACAGCGGTGCAGACGGTCTGATAGTTCCCGATCTGCCACCCGAGGAAAGCGGTCCTCTTAAGGAGCACACTTTACGCGCTGATCTTTCACTGGTGCTTCTGGCATCTCCCACCAGCACCACTAGGAGACTGAAGCTCATATGTGATACCACAGACGATATGGTTTACTTCGTTTCCGTAACAGGTACCACCGGAGCCAGAGAATCCCTTCCCTTAGAAAGACTCTCTCAACAGCTTAAAACCTACAGGCAGGTGTGCTCAAAACCGGTGGTGGTAGGTTTCGGAGTTTCCAAAAGGGAACACGCCAGTGCCCTGAAAGACATAGCGGACGGTGTGGTGGTAGGGAGTGCCCTCGTGTCTTTAGCGGAGGATAAAGATCTCAAAGCGTTAGCCAGCAAGGTAAGAGAGATAAAGGAAGCTCTAAGCTGA
- the accB gene encoding acetyl-CoA carboxylase biotin carboxyl carrier protein: MDKDFVKEIIQLISKSNIKSFSLEAEGIKIHIETNVTESSPREQPVREPRHQELLPPSEEVHEDTSHLHVIKSPLVGTFYRSPSPGAPPFVEVGDMVSPGQVLCIIEALKVMNEIESDVRGRVVKILVENGETVEYGQPLFIIDTSV, encoded by the coding sequence ATGGACAAAGATTTTGTAAAGGAGATCATCCAACTCATCAGCAAAAGTAACATAAAGAGCTTCAGTTTAGAGGCTGAGGGCATCAAGATCCATATAGAAACCAACGTAACGGAAAGTTCTCCAAGAGAGCAGCCTGTTAGGGAGCCAAGACATCAGGAGCTACTTCCACCCTCGGAAGAAGTCCACGAGGACACATCCCATCTCCACGTTATAAAGAGTCCGTTGGTAGGGACTTTTTACAGATCCCCATCACCCGGTGCACCCCCCTTTGTGGAGGTAGGTGATATGGTGTCACCCGGACAGGTACTGTGTATAATAGAGGCTCTTAAGGTGATGAACGAGATAGAGAGTGATGTGAGAGGCAGGGTAGTAAAAATCCTGGTGGAGAACGGTGAGACGGTGGAGTACGGTCAGCCCCTCTTCATCATAGATACGAGCGTGTGA
- the bioA gene encoding adenosylmethionine--8-amino-7-oxononanoate transaminase: MLSPEVLEKWDKEYFWHPFTQMKVYREEENLIFEKGEGVYLYDIYGRKFIDAISSLWCNVHGHNHPKLNRALIEQLQKVAHTTTLGSSNVPAILLAKRLVDISPPGLTKVFYSEDGAEAVEIAIKMAYHYWRNRGEKRRVFVSFREAYHGDTVGAVSVGGIDLFHGTYRDLLFETIFLPSPYLFCKERYGRLCDECKEELLGMLEDVLRRRDDVVAVVLEAGIQAAAGMLPFPKGFLKGVRELTKRYGVLMIVDEVATGFGRTGSMFYCQQEDVSPDFMCLGKGITGGYLPLAATLTTDEVFNAFLGEFGEKKHFYHGHTYTGNNLACAVALANLEIFEEERTLEKLQPKIEYLRERLQSMWELRHVGDVRQLGFMAGIELVKDRDKGEPFPYGDRVGFKVAYRCREKGVFLRPLGDVMVLMMPLIIKEEEMDQVIDALIWSIRELEKQPL; encoded by the coding sequence ATGCTCTCACCTGAAGTGCTGGAAAAGTGGGATAAGGAGTATTTCTGGCATCCCTTTACCCAGATGAAAGTCTACAGAGAAGAGGAAAACCTCATCTTTGAGAAGGGGGAAGGAGTTTATCTTTACGACATATACGGAAGGAAGTTTATAGATGCCATATCTTCTCTCTGGTGCAACGTACACGGACACAACCACCCTAAACTTAACAGGGCTTTGATAGAGCAGTTACAGAAGGTGGCTCACACTACCACCTTGGGTAGTTCTAATGTTCCGGCCATCTTACTGGCCAAAAGGCTGGTAGATATATCTCCCCCAGGTCTTACGAAGGTCTTTTATTCAGAAGATGGTGCAGAGGCGGTAGAGATAGCCATAAAGATGGCCTACCATTACTGGAGGAACAGGGGAGAGAAAAGAAGGGTGTTCGTTAGTTTTAGGGAAGCTTATCACGGTGATACGGTAGGTGCGGTAAGTGTGGGTGGTATAGATCTGTTTCATGGCACATACAGGGATCTTCTTTTTGAGACCATATTCTTACCTTCTCCCTATCTTTTCTGTAAGGAGAGATACGGCAGGCTCTGCGACGAGTGCAAGGAAGAGCTTTTGGGTATGTTAGAAGATGTATTAAGGAGAAGGGACGATGTGGTGGCTGTGGTTTTAGAAGCCGGTATACAAGCAGCTGCTGGTATGTTACCCTTTCCCAAGGGGTTTTTAAAGGGAGTGAGGGAACTTACCAAGAGATACGGTGTTCTCATGATAGTGGACGAGGTGGCCACTGGTTTTGGTAGAACTGGCAGCATGTTTTATTGTCAGCAGGAAGATGTGAGTCCCGACTTTATGTGTCTTGGTAAAGGTATAACGGGAGGATACTTACCCCTTGCCGCTACCCTGACCACCGATGAGGTCTTCAACGCCTTTTTGGGTGAGTTCGGAGAGAAAAAACACTTCTATCATGGTCACACCTATACGGGCAACAACTTGGCCTGTGCTGTGGCTTTGGCCAATCTGGAGATCTTTGAGGAAGAAAGAACCCTTGAGAAGCTACAGCCCAAGATAGAGTACCTCAGGGAAAGACTTCAGAGTATGTGGGAGCTTAGGCACGTAGGTGACGTAAGACAGCTGGGTTTTATGGCAGGTATAGAGTTGGTAAAGGACAGAGACAAGGGAGAACCTTTCCCTTATGGAGACAGAGTAGGTTTTAAGGTGGCATACCGATGCAGGGAGAAGGGTGTCTTCTTAAGACCGTTGGGTGACGTAATGGTACTTATGATGCCCCTTATAATAAAGGAGGAGGAGATGGATCAGGTGATAGACGCCCTCATCTGGTCCATAAGAGAACTAGAAAAACAGCCTCTTTAA
- the rpmA gene encoding 50S ribosomal protein L27 encodes MASKASGGSTRNGRDSHSKRLGVKRYDGQIVKAGNILVRQRGTRIYPGKNVGMGSDFTLFALVDGVVKFENRRNRKYVSVIPLQELASTQA; translated from the coding sequence ATGGCGTCAAAGGCAAGCGGTGGTTCAACGAGGAACGGAAGGGACAGTCATTCTAAAAGGCTGGGTGTCAAGCGTTATGATGGGCAGATAGTAAAGGCTGGCAATATACTGGTGAGGCAGAGGGGAACGCGGATTTATCCCGGTAAGAACGTGGGTATGGGTTCCGATTTTACCCTCTTCGCTCTGGTGGACGGCGTAGTGAAGTTTGAAAACAGGAGAAACAGGAAGTACGTAAGCGTTATTCCTTTACAAGAACTAGCAAGTACACAAGCTTAG
- the fbp gene encoding fructose-1,6-bisphosphate aldolase/phosphatase: MKITLSVIKADIGGYVGHSHAHPDVVEAVKEVGKEAVKKGTLIDCDVLVCGDDIALVMTHTHGVDSPVVHGLAWEAFQRGTQVAKKLKLYGAGQDLLSDAFSGNVKGMGPGVAEMEFEERPSEPVIVFFADKTAPSAWNLALYEMFADPMVCSGLVIDPKMHEGFTFEVLDTFTGKAVKLSTPSELYDLLALIGTVERYAVRSVWRNSDGEIAAVASTQRLSLIAGRYVGKDDPVLIVRAQSGFPAVGEILEPFARPWIVEGWMRGSHNGPLMPVSFRHATPSRFDGPPRVIAAGYQLSEGKLIGPRDLFDDPAFDNARQTAQMMADILRRQGIFEPHRLPSEEMEYTTLPKILKKLEGRFYNLEEGKKEPVEHQQHADVD; this comes from the coding sequence ATGAAGATAACTCTCAGCGTCATCAAAGCAGATATAGGTGGATACGTAGGACACTCTCATGCTCATCCCGACGTAGTGGAGGCGGTGAAAGAGGTAGGTAAAGAAGCTGTCAAAAAGGGAACGCTTATAGATTGTGATGTACTGGTATGTGGTGATGACATAGCTCTGGTCATGACCCACACCCACGGCGTTGATAGTCCCGTGGTACACGGTCTCGCATGGGAGGCCTTCCAAAGAGGGACACAGGTGGCTAAAAAACTGAAGCTCTACGGTGCAGGACAGGATCTTTTGTCGGATGCCTTTTCGGGTAACGTAAAGGGGATGGGTCCGGGTGTGGCGGAGATGGAGTTTGAGGAAAGACCTTCGGAACCTGTTATAGTCTTCTTTGCCGACAAAACGGCACCCAGTGCCTGGAACTTGGCCCTTTACGAGATGTTTGCAGACCCTATGGTTTGCTCCGGTTTAGTGATTGATCCCAAGATGCACGAAGGTTTCACCTTTGAGGTGTTGGACACCTTTACCGGTAAGGCTGTAAAGCTGTCCACACCCTCCGAGTTGTACGATCTTCTTGCCCTCATAGGAACGGTGGAGCGATATGCGGTAAGAAGTGTGTGGAGGAACTCGGACGGAGAGATAGCAGCGGTGGCGTCTACACAGCGTCTCTCTTTAATAGCTGGTAGATACGTGGGGAAGGACGATCCTGTATTAATAGTGAGAGCTCAGTCAGGATTCCCTGCGGTAGGTGAGATCTTAGAGCCCTTTGCAAGACCTTGGATAGTGGAAGGTTGGATGAGAGGATCCCACAACGGTCCTCTGATGCCCGTGTCCTTCAGGCATGCAACACCCAGCAGGTTTGACGGTCCTCCGAGGGTGATAGCAGCAGGTTACCAACTGTCGGAGGGTAAGCTGATAGGTCCCAGAGATCTCTTTGATGATCCTGCCTTCGATAACGCCAGGCAGACGGCCCAGATGATGGCCGACATTCTCAGGCGTCAGGGAATATTTGAGCCTCACCGCCTACCTTCTGAGGAGATGGAGTATACCACACTACCCAAGATACTGAAGAAACTGGAAGGTAGATTTTATAACCTAGAGGAGGGTAAGAAGGAACCTGTGGAACACCAACAACACGCCGATGTGGATTGA
- a CDS encoding methyltransferase domain-containing protein, translating into MKRVIADVFSAVSKRYDTFLHWVTGGRIHAWQKDLLSMLTSEGNRLDVGTGTGEVLLKSQNTGLRVGMDISRGMLSVAKGKCRDCYFVLGDAENMPFKDSSFSSVVLSLVYRHLQDRDSFLAEAYRILKEGGEMGILDINRFLFTPMLVFIMKYPLKPLGALLFGGERWDFFIHSLENSLSWQDVLKEAKGRGFRLKKVELRFAKLVYLLVLVKE; encoded by the coding sequence ATGAAGAGAGTGATAGCTGATGTATTCTCAGCAGTTAGTAAAAGGTACGACACGTTTCTTCATTGGGTGACTGGCGGAAGAATCCACGCATGGCAGAAGGATCTTCTGAGTATGCTCACCTCAGAAGGAAACCGGCTGGACGTGGGGACAGGAACGGGGGAGGTGCTTTTAAAATCTCAAAACACGGGTCTGAGGGTGGGTATGGACATATCCAGAGGTATGCTTTCGGTGGCCAAAGGGAAGTGCAGGGACTGTTACTTTGTTTTAGGCGACGCGGAGAACATGCCCTTCAAAGACTCTTCCTTCTCCTCAGTGGTTTTATCCTTGGTCTACAGGCATCTGCAAGACAGGGATTCTTTCCTTGCAGAGGCCTACAGGATCCTTAAAGAGGGAGGTGAGATGGGTATTCTGGACATAAACAGGTTTCTTTTTACACCTATGTTGGTTTTTATCATGAAATACCCTCTGAAACCCCTGGGAGCCCTCCTCTTCGGAGGGGAGAGGTGGGACTTCTTCATACACTCCTTAGAAAATAGCCTAAGCTGGCAGGATGTTTTAAAAGAGGCGAAGGGGAGAGGCTTTCGTCTCAAGAAAGTGGAACTGCGATTCGCTAAGCTTGTGTACTTGCTAGTTCTTGTAAAGGAATAA
- a CDS encoding chromosome segregation protein ScpA: MGIPVTLLLEDHPFALAYRMVEEGRLDPWDVDIAKLAQAYLEEIRKMELLDLRVPARAIAAASFLLRKQVEILFPEPKRLRERKRSYTLEEIVEEFQKEEGITEELPAIPPSEPIPKRRYQRRAPKRKESSYPPLHVSKMEDAMEELRALFMRGIVGFMLSHVIRGRNPVPYLMALMVLYQDGIVDIRQEPPYEDMEVIFHHEESDS; the protein is encoded by the coding sequence GTGGGCATCCCGGTAACCTTACTCCTTGAAGACCATCCCTTTGCTTTGGCTTATAGGATGGTGGAGGAGGGAAGACTGGACCCGTGGGACGTAGATATAGCTAAGTTAGCACAAGCTTATCTGGAGGAGATAAGAAAGATGGAACTTCTGGACCTGAGGGTGCCGGCCAGAGCTATAGCGGCAGCCTCTTTCCTCCTCAGAAAGCAGGTGGAAATTCTCTTTCCGGAACCCAAGAGGCTCAGAGAAAGGAAGAGATCTTATACACTGGAGGAGATCGTTGAGGAGTTTCAAAAGGAAGAAGGTATCACAGAGGAACTCCCTGCAATCCCGCCTTCTGAACCAATCCCCAAGAGGAGATACCAAAGGAGAGCTCCAAAACGGAAGGAGAGTTCCTATCCTCCCTTACACGTCTCCAAGATGGAGGATGCTATGGAAGAACTTAGAGCTCTCTTCATGAGAGGTATAGTGGGTTTTATGCTGAGTCATGTGATTAGAGGAAGAAACCCTGTACCCTATCTCATGGCCCTTATGGTACTTTATCAGGACGGTATCGTGGACATAAGACAGGAACCACCTTATGAAGACATGGAGGTGATCTTCCACCATGAAGAGAGTGATAGCTGA
- the nikR gene encoding nickel-responsive transcriptional regulator NikR produces the protein MREKYVRFCVSLPKDLLEELDRRTVLRGYSSRSELVRDLIREMLIEDMWEREEEDVVGVLTIVYDHHDIRLVSRMLDVQHKYHVNVLCNTHVHLDHRNCLETMIIKGKASQIEGLSTQLAGMRGVKFAKLVKAGKPEK, from the coding sequence ATGAGAGAAAAGTACGTACGTTTCTGTGTATCTCTTCCCAAGGATCTGCTGGAAGAGCTTGACAGAAGAACCGTTCTTAGGGGTTACTCTTCGCGTTCTGAGTTGGTGAGGGACTTAATCCGAGAGATGCTTATAGAGGACATGTGGGAAAGAGAAGAAGAGGACGTGGTGGGTGTACTTACCATCGTGTACGATCATCACGATATAAGGCTCGTGAGCCGTATGTTGGATGTCCAGCATAAGTACCACGTGAACGTTCTTTGCAACACCCACGTGCATCTGGATCATAGGAACTGTCTTGAGACTATGATAATAAAAGGTAAAGCTTCCCAGATTGAGGGGCTTAGTACGCAACTGGCAGGTATGAGGGGTGTAAAGTTTGCCAAGTTGGTAAAGGCAGGCAAACCAGAAAAGTGA